The following proteins come from a genomic window of Diadema setosum chromosome 20, eeDiaSeto1, whole genome shotgun sequence:
- the LOC140244077 gene encoding cytochrome P450 4F6-like — protein sequence MSFIPTILGTVALSFFGLKIVQFLLSLVATLRRLMYIRRHLPGPKPHWFYGNFRDPGFNEPGFEWEQEAVTKYRRLLVFWMGWKPVVMLNHPDSIKPLLATNIGRKVCLNDIHNYKNILVIQGDEYRVFKDWTEGLGTLEGAIWKRHRSLITPSFHFQVLKQYLVVMNEPEKKAKDFLDTLVLAKDSNGNGLSEKEIRDEVNMFIFAGTDTTASALTWLLNTLAQHPEEQARVQEEVDTLFTGRDDDTVRYEDLKKLTYTTQSLRESMRLYVNVPPFRVLRESLKVNGFIVPAGTNVMVNNYQVHHNPDVWGDDHMDFKPERFERANVEKRDPFAFIPFSAGARSASA from the exons ATGTCGTTCATTCCTACCATTTTGGGAACTGTTGCTTTATCCTTCTTTGGTTTGAAGATTGTCCAGTTTCTCTTGTCACTGGTCGCTACTCTTCGCCGTCTCATGTACATCCGACGACATCTTCCCGGGCCAAAGCCACATTGGTTCTACGGCAACTTCCGCGACCCGGGGTTCAACGAGCCGGGATTTGAGTGGGAGCAAGAAGCAGTGACCAAGTACCGGAGACTTCTGGTGTTCTGGATGGGATGGAAACCGGTGGTGATGCTCAACCACCCCGATAGCATTAAACCTCTACTGGCTACAAACATCGGAAGAAAGGTGTGTCTCAATGATATTCATAACTACAAGAACATTCTTGTCATCCAA GGTGACGAATATCGGGTTTTCAAGGACTGGACTGAGGGACTGGGAACTTTAGAGGGCGCTATTTGGAAGCGCCATCGCTCTCTTATTACGCCATCATTTCACTTTCAGGTCTTGAAACAATACCTGGTGGTTATGAACGAG CCTGAGAAGAAAGCGAAGGATTTTCTGGATACATTGGTGCTAGCAAAAGATTCGAACGGCAACGGACTGAGTGAGAAGGAAATACGTGATGAG GTAAATATGTTCATATTCGCCGGTACTGACACCACCGCAAGCGCCCTCACATGGTTACTGAACACCTTGGCCCAGCATCCCGAGGAACAGGCCCGAGTTCAGGAGGAGGTCGACACACTGTTCACAGGACGAGATGACGACACCGTTCGATA CGAAGATCTAAAAAAACTAACTTACACCACGCAGAGTCTCAGGGAATCGATGCGCCTGTACGTAAATGTCCCACCATTTCGCGTGTTGAGGGAATCGCTGAAGGTGAATGGATTCATCGTTCCCGCGGGAACCAACGTAATGGTGAACAACTACCAGGTCCACCACAACCCGGATGTGTGGGGTGACGACCATATGGACTTCAAACCTGAACGCTTCGAGAGGGCCAACGTCGAGAAGCGAGACCCCTTCGCTTTCATCCCCTTCTCGGCTGGAGCTC GTTCAGCGTCAGCCTAG